One region of Paenibacillus polymyxa M1 genomic DNA includes:
- a CDS encoding bifunctional folylpolyglutamate synthase/dihydrofolate synthase, which produces MSDTIRGGDIAPLQSYDEAVEWINGLIPFGIRPGLERIEQLMSRLGDPQRHLKFIHIAGTNGKGSTCAFLTSVLLKCGYDVGTFTSPYITRFTNRFQFNGTDIPDETLVSLANRLYPLVKEIADSELGSPTMFEVSTALAILYYATVAFPDVVVWETGLGGRMDVTNIVSPIVSVITNVGYDHTDILGDTLEQIAREKAGIIKPGVPVVSCVSQPEAIQVIRKTAAKQGATLYLAGEQFTYERLNGNETGQTFSFAGPFRHMEIDITLLGEHQCSNAAGAMMALEVLRQYMAFVLDDADLLEGFRQAAWAGRLEQVSTSPRIVLDGAHNPEGAQTLAKSLPQVYSYKKLVLMMGMLSNKHHEAYLQHILPLVDTLILTEPDFRRKMNAADLAHLVEKLRPSYAKTDLKIIVEGDWKKALSLFQSHTEAEDLGVVSGTLYLIADVRATLMYQTDSEKGW; this is translated from the coding sequence ATGTCAGATACGATCAGGGGCGGCGACATAGCCCCTTTACAAAGTTATGATGAAGCAGTGGAATGGATTAACGGGTTGATTCCGTTTGGCATTAGACCCGGACTGGAACGAATCGAACAGCTGATGAGTAGACTGGGTGATCCCCAACGACATCTGAAATTTATTCATATTGCGGGAACCAACGGTAAGGGCTCGACTTGTGCCTTTCTAACCTCTGTGCTTCTGAAATGTGGATACGATGTTGGGACCTTTACTTCTCCGTACATCACCCGATTTACGAACCGTTTTCAATTCAACGGGACCGATATTCCAGATGAAACGCTGGTTTCACTCGCCAATCGCTTGTATCCGTTGGTGAAAGAAATCGCTGATAGTGAGTTGGGATCACCCACGATGTTTGAGGTGTCCACAGCGTTGGCTATTTTGTACTATGCTACGGTAGCTTTTCCAGATGTTGTGGTATGGGAGACAGGTCTCGGGGGAAGGATGGATGTAACTAATATCGTGAGTCCTATCGTCTCGGTCATTACGAATGTCGGCTATGACCATACGGACATTTTGGGAGATACACTGGAACAGATTGCAAGAGAAAAGGCTGGGATCATCAAGCCAGGTGTACCTGTCGTCAGTTGTGTTTCCCAGCCCGAGGCTATTCAGGTCATACGTAAAACGGCGGCCAAGCAAGGAGCTACCTTGTACCTGGCAGGAGAACAATTTACGTATGAACGGTTAAATGGGAATGAAACAGGTCAGACCTTTTCATTCGCTGGACCCTTCCGGCATATGGAAATCGACATCACGTTGTTAGGCGAGCATCAATGTTCTAATGCGGCAGGAGCTATGATGGCACTTGAAGTCCTACGTCAGTATATGGCTTTTGTGTTGGATGATGCGGATCTGCTGGAGGGCTTTAGGCAAGCTGCCTGGGCAGGGCGTCTCGAACAAGTCAGTACCTCGCCGAGAATTGTCCTTGATGGGGCTCATAATCCAGAAGGGGCTCAGACGCTGGCCAAGAGTCTCCCACAAGTGTATTCGTACAAAAAATTGGTTTTAATGATGGGAATGCTGTCAAACAAGCATCATGAGGCATACTTGCAGCATATACTGCCACTAGTGGATACGCTTATACTGACCGAGCCCGATTTTCGCCGCAAAATGAATGCCGCTGATTTGGCTCATCTCGTGGAGAAGCTGCGGCCGTCTTATGCCAAAACGGATTTAAAAATTATTGTAGAAGGTGACTGGAAAAAGGCTTTAAGTCTGTTTCAGTCACATACGGAAGCGGAAGATCTGGGGGTGGTGTCCGGCACGCTGTATCTTATTGCGGATGTACGGGCTACCCTTATGTATCAAACCGATTCGGAAAAAGGTTGGTGA
- a CDS encoding valine--tRNA ligase: MSEQDNKTTLEMPTTYDPKSAEQKWYKTWMEKGYFRAGQHPEAEPFTIVIPPPNVTGMLHIGHALDFTLQDIIIRAKRMQGYDALWLPGADHAGIATQTKVEQKLREEGLTRYDLGREKFLEKVWEWKDLYLDNIHNQWEKMGFSLDYSRERFTLDEGLSKAVREVFVKLYKKGLIYRGKRIINWDPAARTALSDIEVEYKEVNGNLYHLQYPLKDGSGFITVATTRPETMLGDTAVAVHPEDERYKQMIGKTLVLPIIGREIPVIADDYVDKDFGSGAVKITPAHDPNDFEMGQRHQLPQITVMDETGTMNAEAGKYQGLDRSDCRKQIVADLKEQGVLIRIEEHVHQVGHSERSGVVVEPYLSTQWFVEMKPLAAKAIEAQKAGNGVNFVPDRFERTYLHWIENVRDWCISRQLWWGHRIPAWYDEETGEVIVSAEDPTTLPEYAGRKLKQDEDVLDTWFSSALWPFSTLGWPEQTEDLKRYYPTNVLVTGYDIIYFWVSRMIFTALEFTEEIPFKDVLMHGLVRDADGRKMSKSLGNGVDPLDVIEQYGTDAMRYMISTSSTPGQDLRFRWERVEQARNFANKIWNASRFALMNLEGVTAADIDITGDLSTVDRWILHRLNETSRDITRLIDAYEFGETGRLLYNFIWDDLCDWYIEFAKLSLYGDNAEAKKKTQSVLAYVLDRTLRMIHPFMPFISEEIWQHLPHEGETITLAAWPAYDPAFEDKDAVAEMNLLIDVIRAVRNIRAEVNVPMSKKIELLIKPGDQAVLDIINRNGEYVRRFCNTSEFDAGLEFTAPDKAMTSIVSGAELYLPLAGLLDIAQEISRLEKELQHLNSEVERVEKKLSNQGFVAKAPAKVIEEEKAKQADYSDKRAKVIARIEELKG; encoded by the coding sequence ATGTCAGAACAAGACAACAAGACAACCTTGGAAATGCCAACAACGTATGATCCCAAATCAGCAGAACAAAAATGGTACAAAACGTGGATGGAGAAGGGCTATTTCCGCGCCGGGCAACATCCAGAGGCAGAGCCTTTTACAATCGTTATTCCACCACCCAATGTTACGGGTATGTTGCATATTGGACATGCTCTTGACTTTACTTTGCAGGATATTATTATCCGCGCCAAGCGGATGCAGGGTTATGATGCCTTGTGGCTGCCAGGGGCAGACCATGCAGGTATTGCTACTCAAACAAAAGTAGAGCAGAAGCTGCGTGAAGAAGGCCTGACTCGCTATGATTTGGGCCGTGAGAAGTTTTTGGAAAAAGTGTGGGAGTGGAAGGATCTTTATCTGGACAATATCCACAACCAATGGGAAAAAATGGGCTTTTCTCTCGATTATTCTCGTGAACGTTTTACATTGGATGAGGGACTGTCCAAAGCGGTACGCGAAGTATTCGTTAAACTGTACAAAAAGGGCCTGATTTATCGCGGTAAACGCATCATTAACTGGGACCCTGCTGCACGTACTGCGTTGTCGGATATTGAGGTGGAATACAAAGAGGTGAATGGAAATCTGTATCACCTGCAATACCCACTGAAAGACGGTAGCGGATTTATTACTGTAGCCACCACACGTCCAGAAACGATGCTGGGCGATACGGCTGTAGCTGTACATCCGGAAGATGAACGCTACAAGCAAATGATCGGCAAAACGCTTGTGCTTCCAATCATCGGGCGTGAAATTCCGGTCATTGCGGATGACTATGTGGATAAAGATTTCGGTAGCGGCGCTGTTAAAATCACACCGGCTCACGATCCGAATGACTTTGAAATGGGACAACGTCACCAGTTGCCACAAATTACGGTGATGGACGAGACGGGAACCATGAATGCTGAAGCAGGCAAATATCAGGGACTGGATCGCAGCGATTGCCGTAAGCAAATCGTCGCTGATTTGAAAGAGCAGGGTGTACTAATTCGTATTGAAGAGCATGTACACCAAGTAGGCCATAGTGAGCGTTCAGGTGTAGTTGTAGAACCTTATCTGTCCACCCAATGGTTCGTGGAAATGAAGCCTCTGGCAGCTAAGGCGATTGAAGCACAGAAGGCTGGCAACGGTGTAAACTTTGTGCCGGATCGCTTTGAGCGTACTTATCTGCATTGGATTGAAAATGTGCGAGATTGGTGTATTTCCCGTCAATTATGGTGGGGACACCGTATTCCGGCTTGGTATGATGAAGAAACCGGAGAAGTGATTGTATCGGCGGAGGACCCTACCACTTTGCCTGAATATGCTGGTAGAAAGCTCAAACAGGATGAGGATGTACTCGATACTTGGTTCAGCTCTGCTTTGTGGCCGTTTTCGACCCTGGGTTGGCCTGAGCAGACAGAGGATCTCAAACGCTATTATCCGACTAATGTTCTAGTTACAGGCTACGACATTATTTATTTCTGGGTATCGCGTATGATTTTTACCGCGCTGGAATTTACGGAAGAGATTCCGTTCAAGGACGTACTTATGCACGGTCTGGTTCGTGACGCGGACGGAAGAAAAATGTCCAAATCCCTAGGCAATGGTGTTGATCCGCTCGATGTGATCGAACAATATGGTACCGATGCTATGCGTTATATGATCTCCACCAGCAGCACGCCAGGACAAGACCTTCGTTTCCGCTGGGAACGTGTGGAGCAGGCGCGTAACTTTGCCAATAAAATCTGGAATGCATCACGTTTTGCGCTGATGAATCTGGAAGGCGTCACTGCGGCAGATATAGACATTACCGGTGACTTGAGCACCGTTGATCGTTGGATTCTGCACCGTCTAAACGAAACTTCACGCGACATCACGCGTCTAATAGATGCTTATGAATTTGGCGAGACAGGCCGCCTTCTGTACAACTTTATTTGGGATGATTTGTGCGACTGGTACATTGAGTTTGCGAAGCTTTCCCTATATGGCGATAATGCAGAGGCGAAAAAGAAAACACAATCCGTCCTTGCCTATGTTTTGGATCGGACACTGCGCATGATTCATCCGTTCATGCCTTTTATCTCCGAGGAAATATGGCAGCATCTTCCGCATGAGGGAGAAACGATCACACTGGCTGCTTGGCCTGCTTACGATCCTGCTTTCGAGGATAAGGATGCGGTCGCTGAAATGAATTTGCTGATCGACGTGATTCGTGCTGTGCGCAATATCCGCGCTGAAGTCAACGTGCCGATGAGTAAAAAAATTGAATTGCTCATAAAACCTGGCGATCAAGCCGTTCTTGATATCATTAACCGCAATGGGGAGTATGTACGTCGATTCTGTAATACGTCTGAATTCGACGCGGGATTAGAGTTCACCGCTCCAGATAAAGCCATGACATCTATTGTTAGCGGCGCAGAGCTATACCTGCCGTTAGCCGGACTGCTAGATATTGCCCAGGAAATTAGCAGACTCGAAAAAGAACTTCAGCATTTGAACAGTGAAGTGGAGCGCGTGGAGAAAAAGCTCTCCAACCAAGGCTTCGTGGCAAAGGCACCAGCCAAAGTCATCGAGGAAGAGAAGGCCAAGCAAGCCGATTACTCAGATAAGCGCGCTAAAGTTATCGCACGTATTGAAGAACTCAAGGGATAA